Proteins encoded within one genomic window of Bombus vancouverensis nearcticus chromosome 4, iyBomVanc1_principal, whole genome shotgun sequence:
- the Axud1 gene encoding AXIN1 up-regulated 1, with protein MELPSAPDRRLEAQEGSTSADLAETVSGGALTVESAKTIGASTTVSSSTTSENGSTKRDNDADSSMATEEIRDATRRSVDNQVFINLELCEAPVETSNNFSHGEGQLDISGMGLKLGKDKTQPEDADIDVEVKSNESVDEQDCSMSTPTPTPTLTLTPTLTPTLTPTLTPTLTLTPTPTPTPTPTSMSLSVQCTEKETDDSKVDDSYGAGFTTSSPLCRKRPPSDFLPINAEIKRIGVEISENESNQVRSDVRRISPVLVSLRERTLGEISLSSNSCLFDDDVNSRCISRNNRIIDDLLTSGCRLSTNVSVDGSFQTNHGSEEISCTESEHRVCRVTTSPEGECTNGSVEEALVEPCKKLEYSDSFIDEDSCCSLSRDSPERNLSKCQEPKQCEEPIEECSCSDTMPANSACTAPVINNKQLIEMMKSSLPQLVVKIDQINVSQYFSPEQKDAKCMTVASKKKQKKNTTCKADDSNVDVRIDPKDTSKNVCSVERRNCEVSVQKTESQDHKEKKDDSPAVFDLLQTKLIKSTPIISMKECKVILQRITLPKTVKATTEEKPEQDETPATSVIEKLAEDEEVVFSLPLPSTEDLQPLNNLDSSETTPSSPEMLEPTTDVPEAIDTETETETGSDSSEMSTTTNVRGCEDDTASDQISCQENESMCCVDINPEIISRLEPERPEAFTEDSAESLALATGARDEVRSDGSDSGLGSEIPGDPGPAPVPESDSETSFLDRIPDDILSDKEKVVNQLDSFVPNVGVPGTPQPSLTNFRNPPKSNLKRRLMDCMDGAPSPKRSNTEETMKKKRNIQFDAVTVYYFPRAQGFTCVPSQGGSTLGMSATHTHAERFSLSEHAAEQRRIHRARLAQLRSERAANCVSEAASSSEDPSDDTDEEQSDNEELDIDSYYFLQPVPTWQRRALLRAAGVRRIDAVEKDECRDIRASREHCGCGCKGYCDPESCPCSRANVKCQVDRAGFPCGCTRDGCANSSGRIEFNPVRVRTHFIHTLMRLELEKKQREEESTDHDTSDNQNGRSPLREINLGSVMENRTTESCLNSGGFTTLHYENHDARDGGTNCQPEVPGTREDSLDLYAIRDDCYPNEDTVDGTQGPQRKLHPEFSQAFQTFSGQTSTGVNFQQPTYQDYQPYANLPSTSRVQFQPQFQTVPGNPGFSHYAPYGQDAGSIQGNCQVHPGQHSSSYETSFAQDETTGSQYTNLNSVQPMNTVVQQIGKLEPFSELLSGRYSYYGEMEPAAHGTYHGNGTKVEVEKNQGNEQQSESTEECDENFGEIIKKSMVETVSA; from the exons ATGGAATTGCCTTCGGCTCCAGATCGTCGTTTAGAAGCTCAAGAAGGTTCTACCTCGGCTGATTTAGCGGAAACGGTTAGTGGTGGTGCATTGACTGTAGAATCAGCGAAAACGATTGGTGCGTCGACGACAGTGTCGTCGTCAACTACATCGGAGAACGGATCAACGAAGCGCGACAATGATGCCGATTCTTCGATGGCTACCGAAGAAATACGCGATGCTACTCGTCGATCCGTCGACAACCAAGTGTTCATCAATCTAGAATTATGTGAGGCTCCGGTCGAGACCTCGAACAACTTTTCACACGGCGAAGGTCAATTAGACATCTCCGGTATGGGTCTGAAACTTGGAAAAGATAAGACGCAACCTGAAGATGCGGATATCGATGTAGAAGTGAAATCGAACGAATCCGTGGATGAACAAGATTGTTCGATGTcgacgccgacgccgacgccgacgcTGACGTTGACGCCGACGCTAACGCCGACGCTAACGCCGACGCTGACGCCGACGCTGACACTgacgccgacgccgacgccgacgccgacgccAACGTCGATGTCGTTGTCGGTTCAGTGTACCGAGAAAGAGACAGACGATTCTAAAGTGGATGATAGTTACGGTGCAGGATTCACCACCTCATCGCCGTTGTGTAGAAAAAGACCGCCCAGCGATTTTTTGCCGATCAATGCGGAGATCAAGCGGATCGGCGTTGAAATTTCGGAGAATGAATCGAATCAAGTAAGAAGCGACGTGAGGAGGATCTCACCGGTGTTGGTGAGCCTCCGAGAGCGTACCCTGGGTGAGATATCCCTGTCGTCGAACTCGTGCCTGTTCGACGACGATGTCAACAGTCGATGCATCTCAAGGAACAATAGGATTATCGATGATTTATTAACGAGTGGTTGTAGGTTATCAACGAATGTAAGCGTGGACGGTTCTTTTCAAACGAATCACGGTTCCGAGGAGATAAGCTGTACCGAGTCGGAGCATAGGGTCTGCAGAGTAACGACGTCGCCGGAAGGTGAATGTACCAACGGCAGCGTCGAGGAGGCGCTGGTAGAGCCCTGTAAAAAGCTCGAATACTCGGACTCGTTTATTGATGAGGATTCTTGTTGTTCGCTGTCGCGCGACAGCCCCGAGAGAAATCTCAGCAAGTGCCAGGAACCGAAACAGTGCGAGGAGCCCATCGAGGAGTGCTCGTGTAGCGACACTATGCCTGCGAATAGTGCTTGCACAGCACCGGTTATAAACAACAAGCAGTTGATTGAAATGATGAAAAGTTCTTTACCCCAATTAGTGGTTAAGATAGATCAGATTAATGTGTCGCAGTACTTCTCACCGGAACAGAAAGATGCGAAATGTATGACCGTCGCCtcgaagaagaagcagaagaagaacaCCACGTGCAAGGCTGATGATAGCAACGTAGATGTAAGGATTGATCCCAAAGATACGTCGAAGAATGTATGTTCCGTTGAAAGGCGAAATTGCGAGGTCAGTGTCCAAAAGACTGAGTCACAGGACCATAAGGAGAAGAAGGACGATTCTCCTGCAGTATTCGATCTGCTACAGACCAAATTGATAAAATCAACTCCCATTATTTCTATGAAAGAATGCAAGGTGATCTTGCAAAGGATAACATTGCCGAAAACGGTAAAAGCGACGACGGAGGAGAAACCGGAACAAGATGAAACGCCAGCCACATCGGTAATAGAGAAATTAGCAGAGGATGAAGAAGTCGTGTTTTCCTTGCCTTTACCCTCCACGGAGGATTTACAGCCGTTGAACAATTTGGATTCGTCTGAAACGACACCAAGTTCACCGGAGATGTTGGAACCTACCACGGATGTCCCAGAAGCTATTGACACAGAGACGGAAACCGAAACCGGGTCCGATAGCTCCGAAATGTCAACCACGACCAATGTACGTGGATGTGAGGATGATACCGCTTCTGATCAAATATCGTGTCAGGAGAACGAGTCCATGTGCTGCGTTGATATTAATCCGGAGATCATATCGAGGTTGGAGCCTGAGAGGCCGGAAGCTTTTACAGAAGATTCAGCGGAAAGTCTAGCGCTTGCCACTGGTGCGCGGGACGAAGTTAGATCGGATGGAAGCGATTCTGGTTTAGGAAGCGAGATACCCGGTGATCCTGGGCCTGCACCGGTTCCCGAAAGCGATTCCGAAACTTCTTTCTTGGATAGGATACCCGATGATATTCTCTCCGATAAAGAAAAAG TTGTGAATCAATTGGACAGTTTTGTACCGAATGTGGGTGTACCGGGTACACCACAACCATCATTGACGAATTTTCGGAATCCTCCAAAGAGTAATTTAAAACGAAGATTGATGGACTGCATGGATGGGGCTCCTAGTCCGAAGAGAAGCAATACGGAAGAAACCATGAAAAAGAAACGCAATATTCAATTCGACGCTGTCACCGTGTATTATTTTCCCAGGGCACAGGGTTTCACTTGTGTACCTTCTCAG GGTGGCAGCACCCTTGGCATGAGTGCGACGCATACTCATGCAGAACGGTTCTCGTTATCGGAGCATGCTGCTGAACAGAGGCGAATTCATCGTGCTAGACTAGCTCAATTGCGCTCCGAGCGTGCTGCAAATTGCGTATCGGAAGCAGCCTCCAGCTCCGAGGATCCCAGCGATGATACGGACGAGGAACAAAGTGATAACGAAGAACTGGATATCGATAGTTATTATTTCCTGCAGCCAGTACCTACGTGGCAGAGACGAGCTTTACTTAGGGCGGCTGGAGTACGTAGAATAGATGCTGTCGAAAAGGACGAGTGCCGTGACATTAGAGCTAGCAGAGAACATTGCGGTTGCGGGTGCAAAGGATATTGCGATCCAGAGAGTTGTCCTTGTAGTCGAGCTAATGTAAAGTGCCAG GTTGATAGAGCGGGTTTTCCTTGTGGATGTACCCGAGATGGTTGTGCGAATAGTTCAGGCAGGATTGAGTTCAATCCAGTACGAGTGCGAACGCATTTCATTCACACTCTCATGCGGCTGGAGTTAGAAAAAAAGCAACGAGAAGAAGAGAGTACGGATCACGACACTTCCGACAATCAAAACGGCAGAAGTCCGTTAAGAGAAATCAATTTGGGATCCGTGATGGAGAATAGGACCACAGAATCGTGTCTGAACAGTGGTGGATTTACGACGCTTCATTACGAAAATCACGACGCTAGGGACGGCGGGACGAATTGTCAACCAGAAGTACCTGGTACTAGAGAGGATAGTCTGGATCTTTACGCAATTAGAGACGATTGCTATCCTAACGAAGACACTGTTGATGGTACGCAGGGACCTCAAAGGAAACTTCATCCTGAGTTTAGTCAAGCTTTTCAAACGTTCTCAGGCCAAACAAGTACCGGAGTAAACTTTCAACAGCCTACTTATCAGGACTATCAACCTTACGCTAACCTTCCTTCTACATCTAGGGTGCAATTTCAGCCGCAATTTCAAACGGTGCCAGGAAATCCAGGGTTCTCACACTATGCGCCTTATGGGCAAGACGCCGGATCAATTCAGGGAAACTGCCAGGTCCATCCCGGACAACACTCATCCAGTTACGAAACTAGCTTTGCCCAGGACGAAACAACCGGATCACAATACACGAATTTAAATTCGGTGCAGCCGATGAATACAGTGGTTCAACAAATAGGTAAACTAGAACCATTTTCAGAACTTTTGTCTGGTAGATATTCGTACTATGGTGAAATGGAGCCCGCGGCGCATGGTAC